TATTAATCCTGATTTACCGTCGGAAGAATGGGATTTAGAAAATCTGGTGAGTAAAGCGAAGGAATTTGTTTATCTTTTAGCCGATTTAACCGCCGATCAATTTGTAGATTTATCGGTGGATGAAATTAAAACTTTCCTCCATGAGCAGTTACGCAATGCCTATGATATTAAGGAAGCACAAGTCAATCAAATTCGCGCTGGCTTAATGCGGGAAGCAGAACGCTTTTTTATTCTGCAACAAATTGATACGTTGTGGCGGGAACATTTACAACAAATGGATGCGTTACGCGAGTCCGTCGGCTTGCGGAGTTATGGACAAAAAGACCCCTTAATCGAATACAAGAGCGAAGGCTATGAATTGTTCTTGGATATGATGACCGATATTCGCCGAAATGTTATCTATTCCATGTTCCAATTCCAGCCTCAACCCATGACAGCCTAGGGGTTTAGGTCGGTTTTAGAATTTCTTAAGATAGAGATTCCTCACTTTTTTCTTGACATCCCAAAATTATCGTGTATATTTGAGGAGTGTGAGGAGTGAGGTCTGAAAAGAAAAAGCACTTGGGGTCGAAACTCGGCCAGACTCCCAGGTGCTTTTTCTATTAATAATTCCAGCCAAAAACCGTCCAGGAATCGCCAAAAGTTAACGACTAACTTGCGGATCAGCAATATATTGAAAATCAGGTTCCGAATTCCAGGGGCCTCGACTATCTTGACCATTGCTGGAGAGATTATAGTAAATATTAACCGTTTCATCCGGTTGAATATTTCCAAATAACGGATCTGTTAATTTCCCTAACGAATCTAAGGCTTTCATAAACATTTTGGTATGGGAAACTTCACGGGTCAGTAAATACACTAAGGTATCTTTTGTACCGGGGTCAGGCGCTAATTTAATTAACTCTTCATAGGTTTGTCGAGCCCCGGCTTCCGCCCCAATATTAGCGCGTAAATCTCGAACAACATCGCCTCCTTCATTCACATAGGCGGCTGTCCAAGCTTGACCTTGAGAATCTAATAAATGGGGGCCCATTCCTCGAACAGTAAATAAGGTACTTTTAAACGCTTCCGTTTGATCGACATTTTTTGTATGGGCTTCTATCAGTTTCCCTACCATTTCTAAATGCCCAAATTCTTCAATGGCAATATCTTGAAGCATATCTCGAATACCGGGATTTTCCACATGAAACGATTGTACCCAATATTGCAAAGCTGCCGTTAACTCCCCCGTCGCTCCCCCAAATTGTTCGAGAAGTAATTGGGCAAAACGAGGATTCGGTTCATCAATATTGATTCCTTTTTCAATCGGTTCTTTCTTATGAAAAAACATGAAGTTCTCCTAATTGAATCAGCTAATAAAACTCAGAAATCACATTAAAAATTGCTAAAATGTGTTCTATCTATGGAGTAGTGTATCAACTTCCTCTTGACCTAACCTCTGTCTCAATACCGAGTTAAAATTTTCTTAATTTATACCCAATGAAAGAGGGGATCTTTAATTCATCGTCGCTCGGTAATACGGTCTTGACAGGGGTAATTTTTAAGGCAGATCTGCGGGTTCAGAATTAGGTTTTCCTTCCTTTAGCACTAAAAATATTGAACCCCAAACATAAAAAATTCCCGTGACTAATAACAGCAACATTAATGGGGTTAAGCCTGCAAACGGAGTGATCACTAGCATTAATAACAAACTGAACATTAATAGAGGAAATGCTTTATTTTTCATTGATATTTCTCCTAAATTTCCTATTAGTATCTCTGACCTTAATCAAATTTTCCTCTATCTGGGTGTGGAATTTTGTATCTCTGCTGTATCCCTTCTTCTGCTCAAACTTCAGGGAATTAAGTAATTTTACTTAATCTTGTTTATTAAGAGAATTCTTAATAATTTAAATCAAAAAATGCACCCTAAAATTCTGTTTTGAATATTGCTATTCAACCGGCTTTAAAATTTTAAGTTCCGATATAATATAAAAGCCTGACAGCAAGTAGGAATAATAATGAGCAAAATTCCACAAATTACTCTCTTATTCTGGATTATGAAGATCTGTGCAACCACTCTGGGAGAAACCGCAGGAGATCTTTTATCAATGACCCTGAATGTCGGTTACGGAGCTAGTTCTCTAATTTTGATAGGGATATTTTTAGCCACCCTGATTATTCAATTAGTCTCAAAAAGTTATCACCCTATCCTATATTGGACTGTGATTCTTTCAACAAGTACGGCGGGGACAACGATTTCTGATTATATGGATCGTACTTTGGGGCTAGGCTACGCCAAGGGTTCTTTAATTTTAGTCACCATTCTCGTGGCTATTTTTATGTTCTGGAAATACCGTTTTGGGACTTTATCGGTTACTAATATTAACACCCTTCCACTTGAAATCCTTTATTGGACTGCCATTTTATTTTCCAATACGTTAGGTACAGCATTGGGTGATTTTCTAGCGGATAGTTCCGGCTTGGGATTTGCAGGAGGAGCTTTGTTAATTGCGAGTTTACTCGGTTTAATATTAGCAGCGAATTATTTTACTGAAATTTCTAAAGTTGCGTTATTTTGGATGGCATTTGTTCTCACCCGACCCTTTGGGGCAACATTGGGAGACGTTCTAACAAAAACTCACGAGAAAGGCGGTTTGGGTTATGGAACCATTGGCTCATCTATTGTTCTTTTATCGATATTGGTAGCTTGTATCTTATTCACTACTTTACAGCAAAGAGGAATAACAGCCACGAAAATTGCTGACAATGAATAATATTTCGCGGATTGAAAGTTGAAGCGAACTCCCTCTGGGAGTATAAAAAATCAGGGTGTTTTGAATAGGGACAACAAAGCAACTTTTGTAGAGCTTGAAGCCACCCTATAAAAGTTGCACAATACCATTATTTTGTCAATGTGTAAGTCCTAGAATTCTAAAATTAAGAGAGCTTGTTATAAATCTTAAATTTAATTAATTATTCTTTTTTATTCTCCGTAGGGTATAAATTTGTTCCTGTCCTCAAATCACGCTAGAATAGAACTACTCCGCTATAATTCTACTTCTCCCGAAGATCACCCGTGAAACTATCAGGTCGATATAAGTTCTGTCCCTCAAATAACTCACAGAACGTAGTCCTTTAAGGTGTAGCAACTCTCATCTCTAGGTTATATTGATCTTTTTATGAATTACTAAAGCTTAACGGACTCATCCTAAAATCAGTGCATAAGGAAACTAATATGATTGCCTTGCCCGGATATCAAATTTTAGCACAAATTTATGAAAGTATTAACTCCATTGTTTATCGAGCCATTCGAGAAAAAGATAATTTACCTGTTATTTTGAAAGTGCTTCAAGGAGAATTTCCTTCACAGTCCGATCTGCAAAAATATGAGCGAGAATATAAAATCCTGCACTGCTTCAATTTAGAAAGCGTTATTAAAGTTTATGAACTTCAAACCTATCAAAATACTTTAGTTATGGCTTTAGAAGATTTTGGCGGAGAATCGTTAAAAATCTTATTAGCAACCCAAAAATTTACCTTATTAGGGTTTCTAAATATTGCAATAAAAATTGCCCAAGGATTGCGAGAAATTCATGCAGCCAACTTAATTCATAAAGATATTAATCCCTCTAATATTGTTTTTAATCCGGCTACAGGACAAGTTAAATTAATTGATTTTAGTATCTCTAGCGGATTAACTCAGGACTCTTTACGTTTACATCCCCCCCAAAATTTGGAAGGAACCCTCGCCTATATTTCACCCGAACAAACCGGGCGGATGAATCGCTCTGTTGATTATCGCACGGATTTTTATTCGCTGGGAGCAACCTTCTATGAACTATTAACTCAACAGGTTCCCTTTCCTACGGGTGATGCGATGGAAGTCGTTCATTCTCACCTGGCTAAACAACCGATTCCACCTCATGAAATTAACCCCGAAATTCCCCCGATTATTTCTGAAATTGTCTTAAAATTATTATCCAAAACTGCCGAAGAACGTTATCAAAGTGCCTGGGGATTAATTGCTGATTTAGAAAAGAGTTTAAAACAAGTTCAAGCGACAGGAACTGTCAGTCAATTTCCATTAGGAATGCAAGATATTTCCGATCAATTTAAAATTCCTAAAAAACTCTATGGCAGAGAAACCGAGATTGACACTTTAATGCAAGCCTTCGATCGGGTGAGTCAAGGAAAAACTGAAATGATGTTAATTGCCGGATATTCCGGTATTGGAAAATCGGTTTTAGTTCAAGAAATTTCTAAATCAATTATTGATCAACACGGCTATTTTATTAGTGGTAAATTTGACCAATTTCAACGCAGTATTCCCTATTCTGCTTTGGTCAGTGCCTTTTCAGAATTAGCAAGATTGCTCTTAAGTGAAACTCAACAGCATTTAGATCAATGGCGGGAAAAACTGTTAGAAATTTTAGGGCCAAATGGACAAATTATTATTGATGTGATTCCCGAAATTGAACTGATTATCGGAACCCAACCCCCAGTCTTAGAATTAGGCCCTGCGGAATCTCAAAATCGGTTTAATTTAGTCTTTCAAAACTTTATTCGTCTGTTTTGCCAACCCGAACATCCGTTAGTCATTTTTCTCGATGATTTACAGTG
This is a stretch of genomic DNA from Planktothrix tepida PCC 9214. It encodes these proteins:
- a CDS encoding manganese catalase family protein encodes the protein MFFHKKEPIEKGINIDEPNPRFAQLLLEQFGGATGELTAALQYWVQSFHVENPGIRDMLQDIAIEEFGHLEMVGKLIEAHTKNVDQTEAFKSTLFTVRGMGPHLLDSQGQAWTAAYVNEGGDVVRDLRANIGAEAGARQTYEELIKLAPDPGTKDTLVYLLTREVSHTKMFMKALDSLGKLTDPLFGNIQPDETVNIYYNLSSNGQDSRGPWNSEPDFQYIADPQVSR
- a CDS encoding COG4705 family protein — translated: MSKIPQITLLFWIMKICATTLGETAGDLLSMTLNVGYGASSLILIGIFLATLIIQLVSKSYHPILYWTVILSTSTAGTTISDYMDRTLGLGYAKGSLILVTILVAIFMFWKYRFGTLSVTNINTLPLEILYWTAILFSNTLGTALGDFLADSSGLGFAGGALLIASLLGLILAANYFTEISKVALFWMAFVLTRPFGATLGDVLTKTHEKGGLGYGTIGSSIVLLSILVACILFTTLQQRGITATKIADNE